CCTTCAACTTTTGTACTTCCTGGTTTTTTTAAGTCTTTGTAGTGTGCAAAATGATGTTCAAGTTTGTTTTTCCAAGTTTCTGTTAAGTCACTGATATCAGTTATTACACTTCCTGTATTTCTATCGTCCTCTGGAACACAAATTATTTTGTGATCATTTTCCCCGTCATCAACAAAATTTAAAACGCCAACAACTTTTACTTTCACCATTATGCCTGTTGGCAATGGTTCGTCTGTTATAATTAACGTGTCAAGTGGGTCATTGTCTTCATCCCAGGTTTGAGGGATAAAACCATAGTTTACTGGTTTTGCAAAAATCTCCGGCTCTACCCTATCAAGGACAAATATATTTGGTTCGTAATTATATTCAATCTTATTTCTTGAACCTCTTGATATTTCAACAAAAGTATTTAAATACTCTCCCTCTTTCCCAAATTCGATGTCGTGTAGTAAGTTCATAAATATTAGTATATAACTTTAATTTCTATATATCCAGTGTAGCTAGTTTTGCATGGGTTTGAATAAACTTCTTTCTTGGTGGCACCTCTTCACCCATTAACATTTCAAACATCTTCCCAGCTTCTTCGAGGCTTTCTACGTTTATCTGTTTTAAAGTTCTAGTGGCAGGGTCCATTGTAGTTTCCCAAAGTTGTTGTGCATTCATTTCTCCTAAACCTTTGTATCTTGAAATAGAAACTTTTTTATCACCAAACTTTTTAATAACTTCATCCTTTTCTTGATCATTAAAGGCATAAATTGATTCTTTACCAGCAGTTATTTTATATAGTGGGGGGAGTGCAATATATAAGTGCCCCCTGGTAATAATCTCAGGCATATGTCTGTAGAAAAATGTCAAAAGCAAAGTTTTTATATGTTCACCGTCAACGTCTGCATCAGTCATTATGATTACTCTGTGATATCTGAGTTTTTCGTAGTTTATGGCCTCCCCTATACCAACACCTAAGGCAATAATTAAATTTTTAACTCCTTCAAATTTAACAATTGTGTCAAGCCTTGCCCTTTCTGTGTTTAGGATTTTACCCTTTAAAGGTAAAATTGCTTGGAATTTACGGTCCCTTCCTTGCTTTGCCGATCCACCAGCGCTATCACCCTCAACAATATATATTTCTGAAACTGATGCATCCTTACTTTGACAATCAGCAAGTTTTCCAGGAAGAGATGCACCATCAAGAGCACCTTTTCTTAAAACAGCGTCCTTTGCTGCTCTGGCGGCCAATCTTGCTCTTGCTGCCAAACTTACTTTATCAATTATTCTTTTTGCTTCTTGTGGGTGTTCTTCAAAATAAGTGTCCAAGCCTTCTTTGACAGTTGTTGCAACAAAACCTTGTACCTCTGGGTTATTAAGTTTGGCTTTGGTTTGACTTTCAAACTGAAGTGTCTCGGAAGGCATTTTGACATAGATAACGGCAGTTAGACCTTCCTTTAAATCATCACCTGTTAAAATTATGTCGTCTTTGCCACTTGAATTTCTCTTGACATAGTCAGTGATAGATCTTGTTAAAGCTGTTCTAAAACCAGTTACATGTGTTCCTCCATCAGTTGTGTATATTCCATTTACAAAACCTTTAACATTTTCATTGAAACCATCTGTATATTGGATTGCTACTTCTGCATTTATTTCACCGTTATCTTTTGAAACATAAATAACATCTGTAATTGGTGACTTACCCCTATTAGAGTGTGCAACCAAAGATTTAATTCCTCCCTCAAAATAATAACCAGATTCATCACCATCTCTTAAGTCTTTAAAACTAAATGCAAGCTTGGCAATTAAATATGCCCTATCACGAAGTAGATTCTTTATTTTATTTTTCTCAAATGGTAATGGTTCACCTTGTGAGTGAAATATTTGAGAATCGGGCATAAATTTAGTAATGGTTCCAGTTTTTTGTTTTAAATCAATCCCCCATTCTTTTATCTGAGAATCAGTAGCTTCTGAAACTTTTTTAAGTGGTACTCCCCTTTTGTATTCTTGATAAAAGACTTTTCCATTTCGTAAAACACAAACTCTAAAATAAGATGACAGCGCATTTACAACAGATGCACCTACACCATGAAGACCACCAGAAACTTTGTATGCTCCTCCACCAAATTTTCCACCTGCGTGAAGCTTGGTCATTGTAAGTTCTAAGGCAGAAACACCACTTTTGTGCATATCTGTTGGTATTCCTCGACCGTTATCACGGATTTCTGCTGAACCATCAGCGTTTATTTGTACCCAAACTTGGCTTGCAGTTCCAGCAAAGCTCTCGTCAACCGAGTTATCAACAATTTCTCTTAAACACTCATGAAGACCCCTAGTGTCGGTTGATCCAATATACATTCCCGGTCTCTTTCTGACTGGTTCTAACCCCTCAAGGACTTGGATTTGGTCTGCGTTGTAGTCTTGTTGTTTAGCCATTGCTGTTCATTCTAACAACTAAATTTGTAAGCTGCAAGCCTACATTTCCATTTAGTTTTAAGTTTTTTAAAACAGAAAGATAATTTTCAAGATTTTTAAAATTTTTAACATCGTGCTCGTGCAAAACTAAATCCTCAACAAATGAAACTGCTTCTTCACGTCCTTTTATTTTTCCTATGACCTCAAACTTTTGATGTAAATTAAGCTTTTCAAAACTATTAATCCCACTACTGGTTGAGACCGTCAGTTTAGGGTTTACTGTTTTGATTATTTGGCACCTTGAAGTAATTGTGGGTAAAACATTATATAAATTTTTTGCGGTTAGAACATAGATTAAATTATCATTTGGTTCTTCCAAGTTTTTTAAAAAAGCATTTAAAGCTTCGTTTGTGGCATTGTCAATATTTTCAATAACAATTGCAGTTTTTATATTAAATGAAAACTTAATTAGTTTTTTTAAATTTTTTGCATCTTCAATTTTTTGCAAAGTAAAGGGAACAATTTCTGCCTTTTGTTTATTTGCAAAGTCAATTGGGTCAATGTTTTTAAGTAAAAATGCGTGCATATATTTAATTTTAAACGAATTCAGTTGTTTTATACAGCTACGATAATTTACTATTCAATTACTTAAAAAAGAATAATAATGTATTTTATACCTTTTACCTTGATTGTCATGGACAAGTTAATGATGATTAGCAATTTATAGGTAACTTAGTGTAAAATTTGACTATGGCAAAGAAAAAGGTAATTAAAAAATTTAAGCTCAATAAATGGATTAAAATTTTATTACCTCTGCTTGTATTAGTAATAGGTTCGATGTTTATTCTAAGTAAGTCAACTAGCGAAATTAGCTTTAATGGATGTGGAACAGACTTTCCTAATTATAAGTATAGTTTGAAGTTTCCATTTTTGTGGACATTTAAGCAAACCGTTCTAGATTCAACAAGCAGTTATTATGAGGTTAGTGGGCCAAATAGTGTTTTTACTGTAAGCTGTACAAACCAGGGTGTTGGTGGAGGATGTAATAAAGATTATTGGACTACAATTAATGTAAATGGAAGGCAATATGATGCATGTCTTCAAAAGATTGATGGTACGTGGAATATGAGTAATGTAAATTTTTCAGATACTTCTGTAGAAAACATAATTGTTTCATTTTGGTCTGAAGGGCTTGATAAAATTGAAATTGAAAAAATTCTCTCTTCTTTTAAGCGTTTATAAAAAAAACAAAGCAGGATACTTTTTCAGAGTTAGACTCTAAAATTTCTCCTGCTTTTTATTAAATTTTACTTACTTAATCCATCCCCATTTACAAAACCAACTCATTGGCCACGAATATTGACTGCATTTGTCAACCTGTGGTGTTGTGATTGATGTTGATGGTACTGGTGTTTCAATTGTTACTGCGGGCATATGGATGATATTCATGCAATCTGGATTGACATGTACGTTATTATGGTTGCGAACCCAATTCGACTCTGTGACACGAATCGATCCATCCTCATTCAATCCTTGGAAAATCGCCACATGTCCTGCGTTAAAATTAGCAGATTCACAACTTGTACCCCCATTTTGAGATGCTGGATTCCATGTAACGATGTCACCTTGTTTGGCAGTTGAAAAATCATTTGTTACCGTCCATCCACAGGTGCCACTTTTGTCCGGATCATTTGCCCAATCATCCCAGAGACCGCCGTTAGGGAATGATTTACCCCAGCATTTTTCTACTTCTGCATTCACTCTGGCTACATAGTTTGTGCATTGTTCCATTGCTCCGACATCTGGAGGATTAAATGGATTCCACCATTGTCCCGTTGCAAGTTCGTCACATCCTGTATCAACAAGTGGACTTACCTCAGAAGTTGCAGGATCAGGAACTATTGGAACTGTGACAATCAACGTTGCTTCAGCTTGTGAAATTACAGTAGCAACTGGCTGTACTGCAACAATAGGATACATATGGTATTCCCCACCTGTTCCTACTTCTGCAGCCCAACCTTGTACCCCTTTGTACTCCACAATGAACCATCTGACTTCTTGTTTACACTTTGGTCCATCAACCACCTTAACCTCACTGTAGTTAGGCATTATTGTTAATGGATCAGTGTTTACGTTTGGTCTCGGCCGGAGATTCAAATCTTTTCTTGCAATTTGTGCATTACCTCCAACAGTTAATACCGCAGGAGAAGCAGGGCATTCACCATCACTTGCTAAACCTTGTGGGCCATTTGGAATTACTTGCACTTGGCCCACAATTGATGGCACTGTTGTTGAACCTTGATTAGGAACAATCGGTGTTGTATTTGGGAAATATCGATTCTTGAAGTCGATAAATCCGTTGTAATCTCGATTAACATCGGGGATGTCTGATCCATGATGAATCGATTTTAAATCAGAGTTACTCCACCCTTTGTTATCAATCCAAGATCTTGGAATTCCCAAAGCATCCAAAGTATCAGGATTTGGAATTAGTCTTCTTTCCATTGAACCGTTTTTGATAACGATGACGAAAAGGTTTCCATTTATATCAATGATGCTACTTGTTACAAATGGAAAAGAAGGTTCTGCAGGTTGCTGATTGGGGGCAAGAACAGAGACTATGATGCTTCCTGATTTTCCTGCATAATCCCAATTGTTATCTCCTTGTCCTGCGACCCACAAGCTTAGTTTATGGTTACCAGTAGGAAATCCTGATGTGTTCCATGTCCATGACAGACTGGGCGCACCAATTTCATACAGGTCTACACCATTAACTTTCACTTTCATAGCTCTTACTTGAACATTACATGACCCACTACCTGAGATTTGGATTTGTTCCCCAACAATTACATTCCTTGGCCACGCATCAAATGTATCTATACTGCATGAAGGATTTTGTGGAGCGGGCGGGGCTGTAAGTTGATATCCAAAATCAACACAATTTTGCTCCTGCCAATTTGGATCGTCTGATGCCTTGGTGCAAATGTTTATGTTTGCATTGCCAACGGGGCAATCACCAGTACGCCAGCTTGAATCAAATTCCACTTCTGATGTTTCACCTTTGGTTACTCCACCACAACTTACATTGATTCTTGTGGCTCCAGGATTTGTCGAATCAACCTTAATATGAATGTTTACATCATAGCCGACTTGAGCATTTCCTTGTGGATTGAAGCTCGCATTGAAATTTGGTCCGCGAGTATGTAAAGACTCTGCAACCACAGGACTAGTGATTAGGGCAAGCAGTATTACTGCCTTAATCAAAGCCATCCAACAAATTTTCTTAAACATTTAACACACTCCTTCTCCTCTATTAAGAGGTCTAATATGGATTTGTAAGTCAAAGAACGACTCAAAACTATCGGGTGTATTATAACATAAAATAGGCCGTCCCTACATTCTAACTCTCCTTTTTCTTTTAAGTTTTGTGTTGATATCCAGATTTGCACTTTCTTTTTTGCTCGTAACTGACTATTATTAAGGTATGCCCAATACTGCCACTGCCAATGTAAATAAAACTGCGACGGGAAATAATCTTGCCGATATCTTAGTTTCTATGGGAGTTTTAGATAAGACCAGAGCTGACCAAGTTAAAATGGCTGAGGTCCAGTATGGTACTACTCAGGAGGAAATAATCAAAAAACAAAATCTAGTTAATAACACTGATCTTGTTAAGGCTAAGGCTACTTTTTATAACGTCCCCTTTGTAGATTTGGCAACTAGTCCTTCCTCCCCTGAGGCAATGTCAATACTTTCTCAAGAAGTTTCGAACAAATTTAATATATTTCCACTTGCAGTTGATAAAACAGCCAAGAATATTACTCTGGCTATGGCCGATCCCCTTGATTTGACGGCTATAGAGTTTGTAGAGAGAAAAACAGGTTTAAGGGTTAAACCCGTAGCCGTTGAGGAAGATAAATTGGAAGATATTATTACAACTAGATATGCAAGTTCATTGTCGCAAGAGGTTACAGAAGCTTTAAAAGATGTAGCTCCAGATAAAAAGGTAAGTACTAGTGAGAACCTTAAAATTGGTTTCATTAGAGAAGAAAAAATATCAGAAATTGTAACTCATATTTTGGAATTTGCAGTTAAGTCTCGTTCATCTGATATACATATTGAGCCTGAAGAAAGAGCGACTAGGGTTCGTTACAGGGTTGATGGAATATTGGTTGAAAAGTTGACTATTCCCAGAGAGCTTCACGAATCTTTAACATCGAGAATAAAAATACTTTCTGGTATGAAAATTGATGAAAAAAGAATACCACAAGACGGAAGGTTTAATTTTAAGGCTGCAAATGAAGATACTGACCTTCGTGTTTCTTCACTTCCCACAGCATGGGGAGAAAAGATTGTTATGCGTTTGTTGAAAAAAACTGGTGGTGTTCCAGATTTACCAACTCTTGGTCTTCGTGGCAAAGCCTTGAAAAACCTACAGGATGCAATTTTAAGACCTCATGGCATTATTTTAATTTGTGGACCAACTGGATCTGGTAAGACCACAACACTTTACTCAATTATTAGTAAAATTAATACACCAAAGGTAAATATTGTAACTTTGGAAGACCCAATTGAATATAAAATGGTTGGTGTCAATCAGGTACAAATTAATCCAGCAGTTGGTTTAACATTTGCTTCTGGTTTAAAAGCTTTTTTAAGACAAGACCCCAACGTTATATTAGTTGGAGAAATACGTGATCAAGAAACTGCAGATCTTGCAATTCAAGCCTCATTAACAGGGCACTTAGTTTTTTCTACTCTTCACACCAATAACGCAGCAGGAGCACTTCCTAGGATGCTTGATATGGGTGCTGAACCTTACCTTTTAACATCGTCAATGACAGCAATAATGGCCCAGAGGGTTGCAAGAAAAATACACGAGGATTGTAAAGAGGAATTTACTCCTGACCCCAAAATAGTTGAAGATATGAAAACAGTACTAGGACCACTTTGGCCAACAAATTCTGTTGGTAAAACATATAGAGGTAAAGGGTGCCAGGCCTGTGGAAATACTGGCTATTATGGCAGGGTTGGTATTTTTGAAGTTTTGCCAGTTTCTGATTCGATAGGTAAAATGATATTGGGAAGGTCACCTGCTGTTGAAATTGAAAAGAAAGCCAAAGAAGAAGGTATGATAACATTAAAACAGGATGGTTATTTAAAAGTTTTAGCAGGAGAAACGACGATTGAAGAAGTGTTAAGGGTGGCTCAAGAATAGTCTAAGGAATTTAAGTAAGAAAAATAAAAATATGATAAACCTAAAACATTTGTTACAACAAACGATTGACTTAAAGTCATCAGATCTACACCTTGTTGCGGGTGTTCCTCCAACTGTCAGAATTGATGGTGAACTTAAATCTTTGCCGGATACAGGACTTTTGACACCTGAGTTGGTTGCTGAAGGATTAAAACAAGTTATGACTTCAGAGCAAATTGAAAGATTAACAGTCAATAAAGAACTTGATTTCTCACTTTCTTTTGATGACAGGGCAAGGTTTAGGGTTAATGCATATACTCAGAAAGGATCTTTGGCTGCTGCTTTTAGAAGAATTCCACTTGAGATTCCCGAGATTGATAAATTAAATCTACCTAAGATAACAAGGAGCTTTACAGGTTTAAGACAAGGTTTGGTTTTAGTGACTGGTCCCACTGGACACGGCAAGTCAACAACCTTGGCTGCAATAATTAATGAAATCAATAAAAACAGGTCTTGCCACATAGTAACAATTGAAGATCCAGTCGAATTTGTTTTTAAACCTATCAAGTCAATTATTTCTCAGCGAGAGATGAGATCAGATACTCACTCGTGGCAAGTTGCACTACGTTCTGTTTTGCGTGAAGACCCAGATGTTGTTTTAGTTGGCGAAATGAGAGATTTTGAAACAATTTCAGCAGCTTTAACAATTGCTGAAACAGGCCATTTAGTTTTTGGAACCTTGCATACTAACTCAGCAGCTCAAACTATTGATAGAATTGTGGATGTTTTCCCAGAAGACCAACAGGCCCAAGTCAGACTTCAGTTGTCATCTGTCTTAGAAGCAGTTTTCTCTCAAAGATTAATAACCGCTGTTGCTGGAGGAAGGGTTGTGGCCCATGAAGTGATGTTAGGGACAACTGCGATTAAAACTTCAATCAGAGAAGGTAAAACACATCAAATAGACTCAATTATTCAGACTTCTTTAGAAGTTGGTATGTCTACCCTTGAACATTCACTATCTGCATTGGTTAAGCAAGGAATAATTTCTATTGAAACTGCACAAGAGTGGACAGTAAGACCTGATGAGTTGAACAGGTTGATTAAAGGTACAAAATAACATACAAGCTGCGTTTATGAAAAGGTTTAACTACAAGGCAAAAGACAAATCCGGTAAATTAGTTACAGGAGAAGTGGAAGCTGTTAATGATATGTTGGCGGCCAAGCTAGTTCGTGGAAAAGGACTTCTTGTCCTCTCAATTAAACAAACATATGAAAGCCCCATAACCTTTATCAGAAATCTAAAAAATAGAATAACACCTTCAGATGTTGCTACTTTTACAAGACAGTTGGCAACAATGGTCAATGCTGGTTTACCAATAACTGAGTCGTTAATTATATTAAAGTCTCAAGCTAAAGGGTCAATGGGTAAAGTAGTATCTCAAATACTTGCAGACATTGAGGGTGGCGAGTCAGTTTCAAAGGCGTTCGTGAAGCATCCAACTGTTTTTACTCCAACCTATATAGCTTTGGTTAAGTCAGGTGAGGCAGGAGGGGTTTTAGATACTGTTTTGGCTCGTCTTGCAGACGATATGGAAAAACAACAGGAATTTAAAGGTAAAGTTAAGGGAGCTTTAATTTATCCTACAATAATTATTATTGGTATGGTTATAGTTGCTTTTATAATGATGATTTTTGTTATCCCTCGCTTGACTTCGCTTTATGATGAGTTTAATGCAGAACTTCCCCTTCCTACAAAAATATTAATTGGTGTTTCTGATGCTGTTATAAAATTTTGGCCTGTTACAATTGCTTTGGTTGTTGGGGCTGTTTATTCGTTTCAAGCGTATAGGAAAACGACACAAGGAAGACTGAAAACAGATCAACTACAGTTTAAAATACCAATTTTTGGCGAGCTTCAAAAACAAGTTATATTAACAGAATTAACAAGTACGCTCTCTTTAATGACTGGTGCTGGTGTTTCAATTTTAGAAGGTTTAAATATTACTGCAGACGTTGTCGGTAATGTGGTTATCAAAAATGCTATTAAGGATGTTGCGGTTCAGGTTGAGAAAGGATTTCCAGTTTCATTTGCATTCGCCAAACACCCAGAAGCTTTTCCTTTCATCCTTTCTCAAATGGTAGCAGTGGGAGAAGAAACTGGAAAAATGGAAGAGGTTTTGGGCAAAGTTAGTCATGTTTTTGCTGTTGAGTCAGATCAAAAGGTCAAAAGTTTAACTTCTGCAATTGAACCAATTGTTATGGTTATTTTGGGTTTGGGCGTAGGTTTTTTGGTAATTGCAATAATTTTACCTATTTATAACTTGACTTCTCAATTCTAAAGATAGATTATTATATGTAAGGGAGGTGAACTAAAATAATAAATAAATTAAAAACAAAAAACAAAAAAGGTTTTACCTTGGTAGAACTTTTGATTGTAATTGGTTTACTTGGAGCAATTGCCTTAATTGTTATTGCTGCTATTAATCCTATTGAACAAGCAAACAGAGCTCGCGACACAAGGTTTAAGTCAGATGCTGGTCAACTGATTTCCGCAATAGACAGATATTTTGCAGCTAATTCTAGATTTCCTTGGATGACAGTTACACCTACTTACTCAACAGAAGACGAGTTTGGATTTGTAACCTCTTCCAGTCAAGAAGTCGGTCTTTGTGGTGCAACTTGTGCTGTCAATGGAGTCTTAATAACCACCAATGAACTAAAAACAGAGTTTAGAAATAGAGATTTTGTTCAGGATGGTGGAGCAGGTGCAACACTAGATGAACAAATATTAATAGGTAAAGAGCAAGGTTCATCTGCATCAGTCTATGGTTGTTTTGTTCCTTTGGCTAATTCAACAAAACAAGTTGCAGTTACCGAAGGTAATGTTTACCAACCAAATACATCAACTGGCGAAAAAGGTACTCCTGTTACAACTTGTGATGGAGCAGCAGGCGACGGAGCGGGTGTAAATTGGGTAACCAACGGTTGTTATGTTTGTATACCTCAGTAGTATAAGTATGGAAGTTTATTTCATACTTATACTATTGGTTTTGGTAGCTTTGGCAATTGGCTCTTTTGTGTCAGCAGTCAGCTACCGTATTCCCAGAGATTTAAATTTTTCTAAAGGAAGATCTTTTTGTGACTTATGTCAGAAATACTTAAAATGGTATGACAATATTCCTTTATTTTCATACTTTTTTTACTTTGGAAAATCAAGATGTTGTGGTCAAAAGATATCTATACGCTATCCACTAATTGAAGCCGCCTCAGTATTAGGAGCTTGTATTTTGTTTTTATTATTTCCGTTTTTAGAATTTATTCTTTACTATTCCCTCTTTGTTACATTACTTACAATATTGGTCATTGATATCGAGCATCAAATTATTCCTGATGAGCTTGTTTGGCTAACGTTACTAATTTCTATTTTAATAGTTAACACCTCACTTTTAACTACTTTGTTTTTTGCATTTCTTTTTTCAACGTTTCTCTTAAGTATCTATATACTTACATCAGGAAAAGGTATGGGTTTGGGTGACGTAAAACTTGCAATTCCTTTAGGGTTAGTCTTAGGGCAAGAAAAAGGTTTAGTATGGTTATTGTCAACTTTCATAATTGGTGGAATAGTAGCTTTATTCTTGCTAGTATTAAAGAAGGCAAAGTTAAAGACTAAAATTGCGTTTGGACCGTTCATGATAGTAGCTTTTTGGATTACGTTAATGTTATGAAAAAAAATATTAAAGGCTTTACTCTAACAGAGCTGTTAATAGTTGTGGGCTTGCTCTCATTTTTAGCGCTTCTAATTATTCTCTTTTTAAGAAATCAAGTTCACAAGGGAAATGACGCTAGAAGAAAAGCTGAGATCAAAAGAATTGGTATTGCTGCAGAGGAATATGAAAAAGATAACGATTGCTATCCCCTTTCAAGTCTTGTGGCCTGCAATCCTGGTAGTGGTTTATTACCATATTTGGATAAAATCCCTTGTGATCCTGTAACTAAGGCCTCTTATCTCTATGAACATGAAGATTCAAGTTGTCCAAAGTGGTATAGGATTTATGGCAGACTTGATAATGAGTCAGACGTAGATAGTACCCCTTATATTGGTCCTAACTCTGCATTTGACTATGTTTACTCAAGTCCAAATGCACCCGGAGTTGTTCCGGATGTACCAGCGCCTACAGCTAGTGGCGGAGGTGGAGGTGGAGCAGGTCAAACTACTTTCTATGGCTGTTTTAGTGGGTCTTGTATGGTCGTCCAATGGGATGTATCAAGGCCTGGTCCTGCTTGTGATCCGAACTTTCAAAACCCAACCTGCTATGGACAATGTTCAAATTTAAATAACGAATGTCAACCTTGGAATCAATAAATAAGTCTTAATGAAAATCAAACCATTTACATTAGTTGAAACAAAACTATTAGCATTTATATTTTTGGTGTTGTTTGTGGTTATTGGGTTTAATATGTCAATTTCTTTAAGGCGCGGTAGGGATGCCACAAGAAAAAATGATATTTCAGCAATTCAAAAGGGATTAGATACCTACTATCAAAAGTATCGTATTTATCCCCAATCTACATCTGATGGAAAAATGATTGGATGTTTTACTGAAGAAGCTGTGACAGACATACTAACTGGATTACCATTAAATGTGGAGGTTTGTAATTGGGGTGAATCTAATTTTGAGGGTATGTCCCCTATGCCTAGGGATCCAAGTGATAAAAAAGGTGTAAGTTACAAGTATGTTTCAGACGAGAAAAGCTATGGTTTTTATGTTTCTTTAGAAGGTAAGGATGAACCTGAATATAATTTAGGAACACAACAATTAGGATTGCAATGTGGCACTAAAGTATGCAATTATGGAAGAGTAGTTGAAAATGAAATATAGTAAGCAAAACTTGGCCAGTAAAACTGGTAAAAAAGGATTTACATTAGTTGAACTTTTAGTAGCAATGGCAATTATTGGAGTTTTGGCTGCAATGGCTGTTGGTAGTTTTAGAACTGCACAATTAAGGGGTAGGGATACACAGAGAAAGTCTGATCTAAAACAGGTTTCAAATGCTTTAGAACTTTATTATGCTGATTATGGAAGGTATCCTGATAGTTTGACTTGGGGTGGAGAGTTTACTGATGGCAGAACAATTTACTTTAAGGTTTTACCAACTGACCCATCTGGTGGTGTATACACCTATACTCTAGTTGGTGCTTCTACCCAAAAATACCAGCTTTTTGCAAGACTTGAAAATACTGAAGATCAAGACTGTATACAAGACAACTGTGCGCAGAATCCCAATTTTGCAGTTACTAGTGCTAATACAACAGCAACAGAGTAAGCATAGCTTGCCACTAAAGTGGTAATATATAATTAAAGTCAAAGTTATGAACAACAAAACAAAAAAAGGTTTTACCTTAGTCGAATTACTGGTCGTAGTTTCTTTAATTGGAGTTTTGGCAACTTTAGTTATTGCAAATATGAACTCAGCCAGAGAAAGGGCTAGAGATACTCAAAGAAAATCAGATTTTAGGAATATCCAAACAGCATTAAGGCTTTATTACAATGATAATGGAGGCTATCCAACCAGTAGTACAGATAATATTGTTGGCTGCGATGGTAATTGTGTATGGGGAGAGTCTTGGGTGAATGATGACGTGACTTATATGAACATATTGCCTGATGATCCCCTATCAAACCAGATATATAAATATACCTATATAGATGATGATGATTATATACTTGAGGCTTGTCTTGAAAATGTCAGTGATGACAAAGGAATTGCAACCACTGACCTGGATTGGTGCCCGACTGGTTGGAAGTATGAAGTAAAACCATAATGAAAAAAACATTAACAACCAAAAATAAAATACAACAAATGGGTTTTACATTAGTAGAGATGCTTGTCGTCATCTCTTTAATAGGAATTTTGGCTGCCTTAGCACTTGTTTCATTTGGGTCATCTCAAAAACAAGCAAGAGATTCACAAAGAAAGTCTGATTTGAAACAATTTCAGACAACAATTGAAAATTATGCGAGTCTAAATTCTGGACTTTATCCTGTTTACACAACTACGTTACAAATCGACTCTTCTGATAGTAATTTTTGTACCGATGAATTAAATTTAACATCTTGCCCAATAGATCCTAAAAACACTGAGAATTTAGTTTATAAATACGTTT
This bacterium DNA region includes the following protein-coding sequences:
- a CDS encoding type II secretion system F family protein, encoding MKRFNYKAKDKSGKLVTGEVEAVNDMLAAKLVRGKGLLVLSIKQTYESPITFIRNLKNRITPSDVATFTRQLATMVNAGLPITESLIILKSQAKGSMGKVVSQILADIEGGESVSKAFVKHPTVFTPTYIALVKSGEAGGVLDTVLARLADDMEKQQEFKGKVKGALIYPTIIIIGMVIVAFIMMIFVIPRLTSLYDEFNAELPLPTKILIGVSDAVIKFWPVTIALVVGAVYSFQAYRKTTQGRLKTDQLQFKIPIFGELQKQVILTELTSTLSLMTGAGVSILEGLNITADVVGNVVIKNAIKDVAVQVEKGFPVSFAFAKHPEAFPFILSQMVAVGEETGKMEEVLGKVSHVFAVESDQKVKSLTSAIEPIVMVILGLGVGFLVIAIILPIYNLTSQF
- a CDS encoding type IV pilus twitching motility protein PilT gives rise to the protein MINLKHLLQQTIDLKSSDLHLVAGVPPTVRIDGELKSLPDTGLLTPELVAEGLKQVMTSEQIERLTVNKELDFSLSFDDRARFRVNAYTQKGSLAAAFRRIPLEIPEIDKLNLPKITRSFTGLRQGLVLVTGPTGHGKSTTLAAIINEINKNRSCHIVTIEDPVEFVFKPIKSIISQREMRSDTHSWQVALRSVLREDPDVVLVGEMRDFETISAALTIAETGHLVFGTLHTNSAAQTIDRIVDVFPEDQQAQVRLQLSSVLEAVFSQRLITAVAGGRVVAHEVMLGTTAIKTSIREGKTHQIDSIIQTSLEVGMSTLEHSLSALVKQGIISIETAQEWTVRPDELNRLIKGTK
- a CDS encoding GspE/PulE family protein; this translates as MPNTATANVNKTATGNNLADILVSMGVLDKTRADQVKMAEVQYGTTQEEIIKKQNLVNNTDLVKAKATFYNVPFVDLATSPSSPEAMSILSQEVSNKFNIFPLAVDKTAKNITLAMADPLDLTAIEFVERKTGLRVKPVAVEEDKLEDIITTRYASSLSQEVTEALKDVAPDKKVSTSENLKIGFIREEKISEIVTHILEFAVKSRSSDIHIEPEERATRVRYRVDGILVEKLTIPRELHESLTSRIKILSGMKIDEKRIPQDGRFNFKAANEDTDLRVSSLPTAWGEKIVMRLLKKTGGVPDLPTLGLRGKALKNLQDAILRPHGIILICGPTGSGKTTTLYSIISKINTPKVNIVTLEDPIEYKMVGVNQVQINPAVGLTFASGLKAFLRQDPNVILVGEIRDQETADLAIQASLTGHLVFSTLHTNNAAGALPRMLDMGAEPYLLTSSMTAIMAQRVARKIHEDCKEEFTPDPKIVEDMKTVLGPLWPTNSVGKTYRGKGCQACGNTGYYGRVGIFEVLPVSDSIGKMILGRSPAVEIEKKAKEEGMITLKQDGYLKVLAGETTIEEVLRVAQE
- a CDS encoding inorganic diphosphatase: MNLLHDIEFGKEGEYLNTFVEISRGSRNKIEYNYEPNIFVLDRVEPEIFAKPVNYGFIPQTWDEDNDPLDTLIITDEPLPTGIMVKVKVVGVLNFVDDGENDHKIICVPEDDRNTGSVITDISDLTETWKNKLEHHFAHYKDLKKPGSTKVEGWGNKDEAWKIIMASNSAYLSKFK
- a CDS encoding DNA gyrase subunit B, whose protein sequence is MAKQQDYNADQIQVLEGLEPVRKRPGMYIGSTDTRGLHECLREIVDNSVDESFAGTASQVWVQINADGSAEIRDNGRGIPTDMHKSGVSALELTMTKLHAGGKFGGGAYKVSGGLHGVGASVVNALSSYFRVCVLRNGKVFYQEYKRGVPLKKVSEATDSQIKEWGIDLKQKTGTITKFMPDSQIFHSQGEPLPFEKNKIKNLLRDRAYLIAKLAFSFKDLRDGDESGYYFEGGIKSLVAHSNRGKSPITDVIYVSKDNGEINAEVAIQYTDGFNENVKGFVNGIYTTDGGTHVTGFRTALTRSITDYVKRNSSGKDDIILTGDDLKEGLTAVIYVKMPSETLQFESQTKAKLNNPEVQGFVATTVKEGLDTYFEEHPQEAKRIIDKVSLAARARLAARAAKDAVLRKGALDGASLPGKLADCQSKDASVSEIYIVEGDSAGGSAKQGRDRKFQAILPLKGKILNTERARLDTIVKFEGVKNLIIALGVGIGEAINYEKLRYHRVIIMTDADVDGEHIKTLLLTFFYRHMPEIITRGHLYIALPPLYKITAGKESIYAFNDQEKDEVIKKFGDKKVSISRYKGLGEMNAQQLWETTMDPATRTLKQINVESLEEAGKMFEMLMGEEVPPRKKFIQTHAKLATLDI